The proteins below are encoded in one region of Thermoanaerobacterium sp. PSU-2:
- a CDS encoding NAD(P)/FAD-dependent oxidoreductase has translation MVLKEGKIGNVRLKNRFVMLPTVTNLSNDGFVSEKEIGYYDRRSKDVALVIVEASYVNKFGKFFKNQLGIDDDDKIDGLKKLADVIHGNGAKAAVQIAMHNPKYKPSDFTVEDIKGFVKDFVNAAKRAKKAGFDAVELHFAHGWFVNQFLSPNVNTRDDEYGGDFDGRAKFALEILKSVKSEVQDMAVICRINGSDYTNGGFDIEESLKLAKLLENYGADAINVSSGVGSTSEYHISPMGIDDKPLIDYAKKIRDSVSIPVIAADKLGAADDWEAIIRDGYADFIGIARGLIGDPDCVSKYINGKADEIKYCIHCNQACIAYIQKGLPVSCMMNPAVGREKEFDAIAENKLNVAVIGGGPAGMSAALYLAKKGHNVELFEKSDALGGQLKVAKVPPHKSEIGKVVDYLETDLKKYGVKVNLNREVSCDELKNMNYDKVIIATGSIPKELTIKTDVVPYKAIDVLSGKMPKGMKIAVIGGGLTGLETAEHLATIGKSVTVLEELDEVGKDIYAMNKKLLMERLKNLGVRIVTNAKVDVINNGKIVYNNGTEVASDDVVIAIGNISDETFKSCISDNMIFIGDCKEVATAVEAIRAGAEVSLTV, from the coding sequence ATGGTTTTAAAAGAAGGTAAAATAGGAAATGTAAGATTGAAAAACAGATTTGTCATGCTGCCAACTGTCACAAATTTATCAAATGATGGATTTGTCAGTGAAAAAGAGATAGGCTATTACGACAGAAGGTCGAAAGATGTTGCTTTAGTCATAGTTGAGGCATCGTATGTAAATAAGTTTGGCAAGTTTTTCAAAAACCAGTTAGGGATAGACGACGATGATAAGATTGATGGGCTTAAAAAATTAGCAGATGTCATTCATGGCAACGGTGCAAAAGCTGCGGTGCAGATTGCTATGCACAACCCTAAATACAAGCCATCAGATTTTACTGTAGAAGACATAAAAGGGTTTGTGAAGGACTTTGTGAATGCTGCAAAAAGGGCGAAGAAAGCGGGATTTGATGCTGTTGAGCTTCATTTTGCACATGGATGGTTTGTAAATCAATTCTTATCACCAAATGTAAATACGAGAGATGATGAATACGGTGGAGATTTCGATGGAAGGGCCAAATTTGCATTGGAGATATTAAAGAGTGTAAAAAGTGAAGTTCAAGACATGGCAGTAATTTGCCGTATAAATGGAAGCGACTATACAAATGGCGGATTTGATATAGAAGAAAGTCTAAAACTTGCGAAGCTTTTAGAAAATTATGGTGCAGATGCAATAAACGTTTCATCAGGTGTAGGTTCTACGTCAGAATACCACATATCGCCAATGGGTATAGATGATAAACCACTTATAGACTACGCGAAGAAAATAAGAGATAGTGTTTCGATTCCTGTAATTGCTGCTGATAAGCTGGGTGCAGCAGACGATTGGGAAGCCATCATAAGAGATGGTTATGCTGACTTTATAGGCATTGCAAGAGGCCTTATAGGAGATCCTGATTGCGTTTCTAAATATATCAATGGGAAAGCTGATGAGATAAAATACTGTATCCACTGTAATCAGGCATGTATCGCATATATACAGAAAGGTCTTCCTGTATCATGCATGATGAACCCTGCTGTAGGCAGAGAAAAAGAGTTTGATGCGATCGCAGAAAATAAGCTTAATGTGGCTGTAATAGGCGGTGGTCCTGCTGGCATGTCCGCTGCTTTGTACTTGGCGAAAAAAGGACACAATGTGGAGCTATTTGAGAAGTCGGATGCACTGGGAGGACAGTTAAAAGTGGCAAAAGTGCCTCCACACAAGTCTGAAATAGGAAAAGTAGTAGATTATCTTGAAACTGATTTAAAAAAGTACGGTGTAAAAGTCAATCTGAATCGAGAAGTTTCGTGCGATGAACTGAAAAATATGAATTATGACAAGGTAATAATTGCAACAGGCTCAATTCCAAAGGAATTGACGATTAAAACGGATGTAGTGCCTTATAAAGCCATAGATGTTTTAAGTGGTAAAATGCCAAAAGGGATGAAAATAGCTGTAATAGGCGGAGGTTTGACAGGGCTTGAGACGGCAGAGCACCTTGCAACAATAGGTAAAAGCGTTACAGTATTAGAAGAGCTTGATGAAGTAGGTAAAGACATATATGCCATGAATAAGAAGCTTTTGATGGAAAGGTTGAAAAATCTCGGTGTAAGAATCGTAACAAACGCAAAAGTAGATGTGATAAACAATGGGAAAATTGTATACAATAATGGCACTGAAGTCGCATCAGACGATGTGGTGATTGCAATAGGCAATATTTCTGATGAAACATTTAAAAGCTGCATAAGCGACAATATGATTTTTATAGGCGACTGCAAAGAAGTAGCAACAGCAGTAGAGGCAATAAGAGCTGGAGCAGAAGTGTCACTTACAGTTTGA